The following are encoded in a window of Epilithonimonas zeae genomic DNA:
- a CDS encoding hydroxymethylglutaryl-CoA synthase family protein: protein MTKFGVDAASFYVPSLYLEIKDLAEKRGIEPAKLEKGLGLHKMALPDLHEDAATFAAEALLKLIQDYNINPKEISRVYLGTESALDAAKPTATYAVQMVEGFLTEEFGGKSFKNCDVVDMTFACVGAVDALHNSLDFVRANPTKKAVVIASDYAKYELASSGEYTQGGGAVSLLVSANPKLIEIDNNWGVATESVFDFFKPRRHHSKSELTSAPENYPDKIEVFTDEPVFDGQYSNQCYQDRIREAYQHYKEQTFTVRPYEDWRYLIFHLPYAFHGKRVFTEIYSLENHLDFSDAEKQKAIAKSEDYINFINEKIEKSQRASSEIGNMYTASIFMALLSALQTSFNENEDLTEKEIGFLAYGSGSKSKVFVGKISPEWKSIVEKWNVFESLKNRLAIDFETYEKLHRKQLDSSVNPDYKGFGLIKIEKESPVLKGARYYSYQK from the coding sequence ATGACGAAATTCGGAGTTGATGCGGCCAGTTTTTATGTGCCTTCTTTATATTTAGAAATCAAAGACCTTGCAGAGAAAAGAGGAATAGAACCAGCAAAATTGGAAAAAGGTTTGGGCTTACACAAAATGGCTTTACCCGATCTTCACGAGGATGCAGCAACTTTCGCAGCGGAAGCTTTGCTTAAATTAATTCAAGATTATAACATCAATCCGAAAGAAATATCGAGAGTTTATCTCGGAACAGAAAGCGCATTGGATGCTGCAAAGCCAACCGCAACTTACGCCGTTCAAATGGTAGAAGGATTTTTAACCGAAGAATTTGGGGGAAAAAGTTTCAAAAATTGTGACGTTGTTGATATGACTTTTGCCTGCGTTGGTGCAGTTGATGCGCTTCATAATTCATTAGATTTTGTAAGAGCAAATCCTACTAAAAAGGCCGTTGTGATTGCCAGTGATTATGCAAAATATGAGTTGGCTTCTTCCGGAGAATATACGCAAGGTGGCGGCGCAGTTTCATTATTGGTTTCTGCGAATCCGAAATTGATTGAAATTGATAATAATTGGGGCGTTGCAACAGAGAGTGTTTTTGATTTCTTCAAACCAAGACGTCATCATTCCAAATCTGAATTGACTTCTGCTCCAGAAAATTATCCGGACAAAATTGAAGTGTTTACAGACGAACCTGTTTTCGACGGTCAATATTCTAATCAATGTTATCAGGACAGGATTCGCGAAGCTTATCAGCACTATAAAGAACAGACTTTTACTGTTAGACCTTACGAAGATTGGAGGTATTTGATTTTCCATTTGCCTTATGCATTTCACGGGAAAAGAGTTTTCACCGAAATTTATAGTTTAGAAAATCATCTTGATTTTTCTGATGCCGAGAAACAAAAAGCCATCGCAAAATCTGAAGATTATATCAATTTCATCAATGAAAAAATTGAGAAATCTCAACGCGCTTCTTCCGAAATTGGAAATATGTACACGGCTTCTATTTTTATGGCACTGTTGTCTGCACTACAAACTTCGTTTAACGAAAATGAAGATTTAACGGAAAAAGAAATTGGTTTCCTGGCTTACGGAAGTGGTTCCAAATCAAAAGTATTTGTAGGAAAAATTTCTCCAGAATGGAAATCTATTGTAGAAAAATGGAACGTTTTCGAAAGCTTGAAAAACAGATTAGCAATTGATTTCGAAACTTACGAGAAGTTGCACCGCAAACAATTGGATTCTTCTGTAAATCCAGATTATAAAGGATTCGGATTGATAAAAATTGAGAAAGAAAGTCCTGTTCTGAAGGGCGCGAGATATTATTCTTATCAAAAATAA
- a CDS encoding class I SAM-dependent methyltransferase yields MPQKFLFENEVLLRSLIYPLYKGENYECNICNKHLKDFVLVENGNLVCPVCGSLPRTRRLWKLLNEKYLKPEIKILDFSPSRAIYRNLKKNKNITYFSTDFENEFLADYRFDITNIAAEPESFDLIICYHILEHIDSDQQAMNELFRVLKADGTCLIQTPFKDGDTYEDFSIKTKEDRLKHFGQDDHVRIYSINGLKERLEKSGFLVDVQTFSKNDFFGLSENEHILICSKK; encoded by the coding sequence ATGCCTCAAAAATTTCTTTTTGAAAATGAGGTTCTTTTGCGTTCGCTGATTTATCCCCTTTACAAAGGTGAAAATTACGAGTGTAATATTTGCAACAAGCACTTGAAAGATTTTGTATTGGTAGAAAATGGCAATTTGGTTTGTCCTGTTTGTGGCAGCTTGCCAAGAACGAGACGGCTTTGGAAACTTCTGAATGAAAAGTATTTAAAACCTGAAATTAAGATTCTAGATTTTTCACCTTCCAGAGCGATTTACAGGAATCTCAAAAAAAATAAAAACATTACTTATTTTTCTACCGATTTTGAGAATGAATTTCTAGCCGATTATCGTTTTGACATCACCAATATTGCTGCAGAACCTGAAAGTTTTGATTTGATTATCTGCTATCATATTTTAGAACACATCGATTCTGACCAACAAGCAATGAATGAATTGTTCCGAGTTTTAAAAGCTGATGGAACCTGCCTCATCCAAACACCTTTTAAAGATGGAGACACTTATGAGGATTTTTCTATCAAAACCAAGGAAGATCGTTTAAAACATTTTGGACAAGATGATCACGTGCGTATCTATTCTATCAACGGCTTGAAAGAACGTTTGGAGAAAAGTGGATTTTTGGTTGATGTTCAAACTTTCTCAAAAAATGATTTTTTTGGCTTAAGTGAAAACGAACATATTTTGATTTGTTCTAAGAAATAA
- a CDS encoding ammonium transporter has translation MKIEKRWIISFVVISLISITALFWPEQTSLPKPGTFLGEDNIVGSDVAWILASSGLVLLMTPGLSFFYGGMVGKKNVISTMLQSFIALGVISILWVVVGFSLSFGDSIGITINGEHYGLIGNPTSYLFFNNVGVFPHSQMASTIPFILFAMFQMKFAVITPALITGSFAERVRFISYLLFMVLFSLIIYTPLCHMVWHPEGLLNKYFGVKDFAGGTVVHMSAGFAALAGAMMIGNRKNPHHEPSNIPFVILGTGMLWFGWFGFNAGSALSANATAAMAFGTTTVASATAMLTWIFFDRVNGRKVSALGACIGAVVGLVAITPAAGFVTIPHAIFIGFISAIVSNLMCNWKRLKKVDDTLDVFACHGVGGIMGMILTAMLAQGENASLLHGGFEVFAHHMMALVLVSAFTFLGSLILYKLTDLIIPLRVAEDSENIGLDLSQHDETCI, from the coding sequence ATGAAAATTGAAAAACGCTGGATAATATCATTTGTGGTAATAAGTCTTATTTCAATTACTGCTTTGTTCTGGCCGGAACAGACTTCTTTACCAAAACCTGGAACTTTTCTTGGAGAAGATAATATTGTAGGTTCTGATGTGGCTTGGATTCTTGCTTCTTCCGGATTGGTTTTATTAATGACACCTGGGCTTTCTTTCTTTTACGGCGGAATGGTTGGGAAAAAGAACGTCATTTCTACAATGTTACAAAGTTTTATTGCACTCGGAGTTATAAGTATTCTTTGGGTTGTTGTAGGATTTAGCTTGTCGTTTGGTGATTCAATCGGGATTACGATTAATGGAGAACATTATGGTTTGATTGGAAATCCGACATCCTATTTGTTTTTTAATAACGTTGGTGTTTTTCCTCACAGCCAGATGGCTTCAACAATTCCATTTATTTTGTTCGCAATGTTTCAAATGAAATTTGCGGTGATTACGCCAGCTTTGATAACCGGTTCATTCGCAGAGAGAGTTAGGTTTATTTCTTACTTGCTGTTTATGGTTTTGTTTAGCCTAATTATCTATACACCGCTTTGTCATATGGTTTGGCATCCGGAAGGTTTATTGAACAAATATTTTGGAGTTAAGGATTTTGCTGGAGGAACGGTAGTTCATATGAGCGCCGGATTCGCAGCTTTGGCTGGCGCAATGATGATTGGAAACCGTAAAAATCCGCATCACGAACCTTCTAATATTCCGTTTGTGATTCTCGGAACAGGAATGCTTTGGTTTGGCTGGTTTGGTTTCAATGCAGGTTCAGCTTTGTCGGCTAATGCAACCGCTGCGATGGCTTTTGGAACGACAACGGTAGCTTCGGCAACTGCAATGCTGACTTGGATTTTCTTTGATAGGGTTAATGGTCGCAAAGTTTCCGCTTTAGGCGCTTGTATTGGGGCGGTTGTTGGGTTGGTTGCGATTACGCCGGCTGCAGGATTTGTGACAATTCCGCACGCTATTTTTATCGGATTTATTTCAGCTATTGTTTCGAATCTGATGTGCAACTGGAAAAGACTAAAAAAAGTAGATGATACTTTGGATGTTTTCGCTTGTCACGGCGTTGGTGGAATTATGGGAATGATTCTGACAGCAATGTTGGCTCAGGGTGAAAATGCAAGTCTTCTTCACGGCGGATTTGAAGTGTTTGCTCATCATATGATGGCGTTGGTTTTAGTTTCTGCATTTACATTTTTAGGATCTCTGATTTTATATAAATTGACAGATTTAATAATTCCGCTCAGAGTTGCAGAAGATTCCGAAAATATAGGTTTGGATTTGTCACAACACGATGAGACTTGCATATAA
- the lipA gene encoding lipoyl synthase, whose product MEETLTQKPKWIRVKLPTGKNYRELRNLVDKYKLNTICQSGSCPNMGECWGEGTATFMILGNICTRSCGFCGVKTGKPMDVNWDEPEKVARSIKLMKIKHAVLTSVDRDDLKDMGSILWAETVNAVRRISPGTTMETLIPDFQGLTKHIDRLVEVAPEVISHNMETVKRLTREVRIQAKYERSLEVLRYLKEAGQNRTKTGVMLGLGETKDEVFQTIEDIRNANVDVITLGQYLQPTKKHLPVQRFVSPEEFDEYGDFARNLGFRHVESSPLVRSSYHAEKHIH is encoded by the coding sequence ATGGAAGAAACATTAACTCAAAAACCCAAATGGATTCGTGTAAAATTGCCAACTGGTAAGAATTACCGAGAACTAAGAAATTTGGTTGATAAATATAAACTCAACACGATTTGCCAAAGTGGAAGCTGCCCCAATATGGGCGAATGTTGGGGAGAAGGAACGGCAACATTTATGATTCTGGGAAATATCTGTACCAGAAGTTGTGGTTTCTGCGGTGTGAAAACCGGAAAACCAATGGACGTCAATTGGGATGAACCGGAAAAAGTAGCACGTTCTATCAAATTAATGAAAATCAAACACGCTGTATTGACTTCAGTGGATAGAGATGATTTGAAAGATATGGGCTCCATTCTTTGGGCTGAAACAGTGAATGCTGTTCGTAGAATCTCTCCGGGAACAACTATGGAGACTCTGATTCCCGATTTTCAAGGCTTGACAAAGCACATCGACAGATTGGTAGAAGTGGCGCCAGAAGTGATTTCTCACAATATGGAAACGGTAAAACGTCTAACGAGAGAAGTGAGAATACAAGCAAAATACGAACGTAGTTTGGAAGTTTTGAGATACCTGAAAGAAGCAGGACAAAACCGTACAAAAACTGGTGTAATGCTTGGTTTGGGAGAGACTAAAGATGAGGTTTTCCAAACAATTGAAGATATCAGAAATGCTAATGTAGATGTGATTACTTTAGGTCAATATCTTCAGCCGACTAAAAAGCATCTTCCTGTTCAGCGTTTTGTTTCTCCGGAGGAGTTTGATGAATATGGAGATTTTGCAAGAAACTTAGGTTTCCGTCACGTGGAAAGCTCGCCTTTGGTAAGAAGTTCTTATCACGCAGAGAAACATATTCACTAA